The following coding sequences are from one Oncorhynchus nerka isolate Pitt River linkage group LG6, Oner_Uvic_2.0, whole genome shotgun sequence window:
- the tmem216 gene encoding transmembrane protein 216 — protein MFVYKGLLLPYPPASLTLDVGLLLVFLGLESLRIFYGWKGNLTERSLAMSVSVLVLVPCTVLSGYYLMLQTFVLRLEFILNAVLLCFYSLEMLLGIMSISAFSRSKVY, from the exons ATGTTTGTTTACAAAG GATTGTTGTTACCATACCCACCAGCAAGTCTCACGTTGGATGTTGGGCTACTACTTGTTTTCCTGGGCCTTGAGTCCCTCCGAATATTTTACG GTTGGAAGGGGAACTTAACAGAGCGTTCTCTGGCCATGTCAGTGAGTGTGCTGGTCCTGGTGCCGTGCACAGTGTTGTCTGGGTACTACCTGATGCTGCAGACCTTCGTCCTGCGCCTGGAGTTCATCCTTAATGCTGTGTTACTCTGCTTCTACAGTCTGGAGATGCTCCTAGGAATCATGTCCATATCTGCTTTCTCCAG GTCAAAGGTGTACTGA